A genome region from Dickeya dadantii NCPPB 898 includes the following:
- the acuI gene encoding acrylyl-CoA reductase (NADPH): MRALVLRQQDGLTLADVNTLEPSQLPDGDVTVDVDWSGINYKDALAITGKGKIIRQFPMVPGIDFAGTVRHSDHPDFKAGQPVVLTGWGVGENHWGGLAEQARVRADWLVPLPQGLTPRQAMIIGTAGFTAMLCVMALEEGGVTPASGEIVVSGASGGVGSTAVALLRALGYQVTAISGRADNSAYLQQLGAHQVLDRKEFAVAGRPLEKQRWAGAIDTVGDQVLATLLTQMHYGATVAACGLAGGVSLPATVMPFILRNVRLQGVDSVMTPRARREEAWRRLAALLPAAFYEQVTQEITLEQVPATAAALLENRVTGRTLVRVGTAD; encoded by the coding sequence ATGCGCGCTCTCGTGCTCAGGCAACAAGATGGCCTGACTTTAGCCGACGTCAACACGCTCGAACCGTCACAATTACCCGATGGCGATGTCACCGTCGACGTCGACTGGTCCGGCATCAACTATAAAGATGCGCTGGCTATCACCGGTAAAGGGAAAATCATTCGTCAGTTCCCGATGGTGCCGGGTATCGACTTTGCCGGAACCGTTCGCCACAGCGACCACCCCGACTTCAAGGCCGGGCAGCCCGTGGTGCTGACCGGATGGGGCGTGGGAGAAAATCACTGGGGCGGGCTGGCGGAACAGGCGCGGGTGCGGGCCGACTGGCTGGTGCCGTTGCCGCAGGGGCTGACGCCGCGTCAGGCGATGATCATCGGCACCGCCGGCTTCACCGCCATGCTATGCGTGATGGCGCTGGAAGAAGGCGGGGTGACCCCGGCGAGCGGAGAGATCGTGGTCAGCGGCGCCAGCGGCGGCGTCGGCAGCACCGCCGTCGCGCTGTTGCGCGCACTGGGGTATCAGGTAACGGCGATCAGCGGCCGGGCGGACAACAGCGCCTATCTGCAACAACTTGGCGCTCATCAGGTGCTGGATCGCAAAGAATTTGCCGTTGCAGGTCGTCCACTGGAAAAACAACGCTGGGCCGGCGCTATCGACACGGTAGGCGATCAGGTGCTGGCGACGCTGCTGACCCAAATGCATTACGGCGCGACCGTCGCGGCGTGCGGGCTGGCGGGCGGCGTATCGCTACCCGCCACGGTGATGCCGTTTATTCTACGCAATGTGCGCCTGCAAGGGGTCGATTCGGTGATGACGCCGCGCGCGCGGCGTGAGGAAGCCTGGCGTCGTCTGGCCGCACTGCTGCCGGCCGCTTTCTACGAGCAGGTCACACAGGAAATTACGCTGGAACAGGTTCCCGCCACCGCCGCGGCGCTGCTGGAAAATCGGGTTACCGGCCGTACGCTGGTGCGCGTCGGCACCGCAGATTGA